CCAGTGTATTGCATTTCAGCAAATACACTTTATAGCATACTCTTGTCCTTTGCATGTTAAGCAGTATTCGTAATTGAGATAAAGATGGCGATTACACTCCCACCTAATTCTAAGGGAGACATCATGAActtgtgttttagtttttcaGTCAGGTTTATTATAGCTATGTTTTAGTTGTGATAGGGAATACTTAACCATATACACATTAGCATCATTTACCAATATagacttaaatttaaaacaaaaatcaattgtccAGTTATAGCTGTAAGGCATTTCttacttggatttttttaagtttatagaaTCTTAGAAATAGTTTTTTCAGCATCTTCTCCACCCTCCCTAATGAAAATAAGTATCCTGCCTTAGTAATGTGGTACTAGAGTTCTACCTAAAAAGGATAGGGAAAAGAGATGAGATACCTCCCCTTTGACCATCCAGCCATGACCTTAATACAAATGAGCTCTTTGAGGAAGTCTGCAGAGGGTCTGTGAGATTGCCACACTTGGAGAACCCAGTTTCCATCAAGGGGTGTATAGCTGTTGCTGAGTCCCTACCTGCTGAAGTTTAGAATTTAGgctttcttggttttatttcctgtttaCTTGCGCCTATCAAAATTCCACTTTTTTTGTAATACGTCTACAGCTGTTCTTTCTAAACATAACTTTCTAAACACTTGTATGCCAGGATTGTATTATGTGGGGAGTTTAACACGGTAGGTTTTCCATTGTGCTAAAAGTTCTATATTTGCAGATGTGACTGGGGATTCTTACACACCTGAAAGTGGTGCTGATCTTGCTAATTGATGGTGTGTATATATAGCACAGAAACTGTTTTGTcttaaatgagctaatatttcAATCAGTAATGTGATTCAGTAATAATTCATTAAGCGCTAAAAATTAGATTGGATACTTTGAAGCTAGAATGCATTAGTCTACATATACTACTGATTTTGATTTATCTTCTAGCTATTGGATTTAATGTTGAGACAGTAACATACAAGAACCTTAAATTCCAAGTCTGGGACTTAGGAGGACAGACAAGTATCAGGTATGGTAACATCGACCAGATTACTTTGTAGTATTGAATATTTATTGGCCCTTTTAAGGTTAAGAGCAATTAAcccaaatatgttttctttcGTAATTTAAATGGGAGACACCTAGTTTAAAATGAGGTAAAACTCCTTTCTCtcaattgaattaaaattaaaaaaaaatttaaggaagccAGTTCTTCGGATATCACCTAAAtgaattttttcaagaaaatctcAAGGTCTAATTACTTGAGTAGTTTTTAACTAAAAAGGGTCTTCCATTTAGTTCTTATCAGTCACTTTGTGAGACAGACTGTTTTGGATTTTATAAATTAACTTTCAGCCTGCCATTTAGGGCTAATGTGAACATAGATGCCTTTCAGAACTTAGTCCAGTATTCTGTGCTTGGCATGGGAACTGTGAATGTTTGGTGGGTGCTCACTATTGTACCTACCATCTTAAAACATAAGTGGTACATTCTCCAGACATCCTGCTGCCTTTTaacctacttttatttttgaaccACTTTTGAGTCCCTCTCTAAATTTAGCCATTTCTACTTCATGAAGTCTTCAGTAATCAGTTAAATGTCTggtatataaaaatcatattaaaagtattaaaagttatctttaagggactcttgggtggctcagcggttaagcgcctgccttcgacccaggcgtgatcctggagttccaggatcgagtcccacatcaggcttcctgcatggagcctgcttctccctttgcctgtgtttctgcctttctctctgtgtctctcataaataaaatctttttaaaaaaatttaaaaaaaatttaagaacccattccttattttttatttatttcaaagattttatttatttgagagaaagaaagtgtgtgagccagagaacacaggcagggggagtagctaagggagaaggagaagcagattccccactgagcagggagcccaacctggggctcaatctcaggaccccgagattatgacctgagcttaaaGGCAGtgtcttaaccaactgagccacccagacaccccaagaacCCATTCCTTAGGGTCCCTAGTTAGAGACTTATTAGATGTTAACAGTAAGGTCTATGTATAACGTACATTTAGTGATTTTTGTAGATTGACTATAAACTATTTTCTTCAAGTCTGAACTCATTTGGAAACTTCTTGATCCTGTGATTTAATGTTTATCATTCCACCCTCATCACATCTGAAGGATATGATACATACCGatcagaaagaatgaatcatTATGGCATTGATTCTAACATGGAGGGGGCAAGATTGGCATgtaaaccccccaccccccatctttgCCAGGTCCTGGCTTATAAATTAACATAGCAGgttcttttactttcaaataataatatattctCCCTTCCTGAACTTTCTGTAGGCCATACTGGAGATGTTATTATTCAAACACAGATGCAGTCATTTATGTAGTAGACAGTTGTGACCGAGACCGAATTGGCATTTCCAAATCAGAATTAGTTGCCATGTTGGAGGTAAGAAAACTTTATTCAACTGTggggaaatatatttcttttaagaatttatttattcatgagaagcagagacacaggcagagggagaagcagactccatgcagagagcccgacgtgggactcgatccctggtctccaggatcatgccctgggtggaaggtggcgctaaaccactgagacccCCAGGCTGCCCGAAATCTTTTATGTTTGCTTGCTGTTTCATTGTTACCACATGCAGGaataattaaaaggaaagcagagatttTCCTTCCCATGCCTTTAGTATCATTTTCTCTTCTACAGATTACTTCCTCTTCCAGAAATTCTGTTGGGAagaggaatggagaaaaaaatattccagctGTGTAACTTCGTGTTTTAAGCTAGATTTCTTGGTTTCTAGGAAGCTCAGAGCTAAACTCTTTCCAAACTGAAAGCATTATTTTAAGTTACTCCTGTGAAgtgctttttataaaatgtctttatttctcgTTGTAGAAATTAGCTTATGAAAGCAGATAAGGATATAAACAACAAGGTGGTCTGTTTGTTTTAGAATTTCTGGGTTTCTGCCACACCTCTGGCCCTTGTTTATCTCTtccagctttttcattttttactcttCCTTGTATTCACAGTCCTTCAGCCATACTAACCTTTCTGTTCTTTGGATACACCAAGCTTACACTGGACACTTGGCTTAGGGCTTCTTGCACTTGCTCATCTTTCTGCTTGAAACACTCTTCCTCCAAATCTTTGCATGGCTACCTTCTTGACAGGTTTTACCTCATGTTTCTGCCCCAGAGAGcagcctcttttattttctaacaccTTATCCTACTTTACTTTTTGTACCActtagtgttttcattattttatgtgcttgctttggcagcacatataccatctttccattattttaaaatatatttgtttacttatgtATGTCTCCCACccaaaaaatgtaaattctttgaGTTTACCCTAATAATCCTGATGTGTGGAACAGTGTACAGCACTTGTTTAAGAACTCAAAACATAGTCACTGAAGTTCGTAAGATAATTTATTGGCTAACTGAAATCAGAGGATGCATTAATGATAATCAAAAGTTTAAGAAATCTCCAGTTGTTAAATAAGCTTTTCAAATATACTAATGGTTAATTTAAGTAATAATGAAATTGCCTTTGCTTGAGAAAATTAGATTAAGTTTCCTTTTCCTACCAGAGCTATGATTCTGAATTATTCAATCATTGAatgcttaaatatattttctaggcCACTTGATTACCTAGGTAGAAGCATTCTTGGAATACCTTGGACTTCTGATTTCTTGACTACTGACTTAATGGCTTCTGAGTTATAAATTACAGATTTAATAGTTGTaacttttgcttaatttttttcacaatatAGCATCATATTTATCATAAGAGCTTCTTAAAATTCAAGTATAAGGAATTTTAAGGAACTATTTAACTGCTTTCAgtataatggatttttaaaataaaagctttggtTAGATGTAATTCACACGGTATCAtggatttttatcataaaatattgcGTAAAAGAAATGGGTTATTAGCTTTAGTTTATAGTTCTTGAGTTGTGCTGGGTTGTTATTTGTGATATTAGGATTTGACCTGTATAACTGTAtgagaaagaactaaaaattgtattctttctttAGGAATTAACTTTTAATCAATTtagtcaataaatatataatgtaaagtACATGTAGCGTAAGAGTCAGGTCTGTTATCTATTACATTCAAACTTAAAGACAAAATCAAGTTATACTATTtttgtacacaaaaataaattctgtctggagtaaagaattaaatgtaaaaaatgaaaatcattaacTCCCAAGAATATGTATGTGAATATGTGTAAAATTTCTGGATAAGAAAGGTCTTTCTAAATCAAAAGATTGGAAggaattctgaaagaaaagatacatttaattatattaatacaaacaaaaaccccacaaatacaAATTAGGGTGTAAAAACAGGAAATCTGGAGTTTTATAACCAGTGACTGAGGATTAGTGTTCTTAATTGTATCAAGACAATTGATTCTTttgcaaataaatagaaaactgagCATGAACTTACAGTGCAGAGGAGAAAACTCTTATTACTGTTAACATTTGCATTTTGAATACTTTGATAAGTATTTAATGAGATGCTttggaaaaatatgtaatttctaATTCTTCCAAGGCTGCACTGAAGGATGTTACTGTCAAACGGTGGAGTTTAAATTGTTATAACCTTTCTGGAAAGCAGTTTATTAGTATATATAACAAGAACCCCCAAAAGTTCATactttgattctatttttagaGAATTTATTAAGGAAATAAGAGATTCATACAGAGATTTCTGTGTAATGACTGTGTGTCCCTGTGGTTTCTGTTAATAGTCAAGTAAAAACAATCTAGTAAGAGTCTAATACTGAAGAACAGTTAGTATAcagtatatttattaaattttttttggaaaaatttggattatttggaaaaatggccatgatttaatattttttagagcagGATATAGGTCTGTATGTAAATGTGACTTTAAATGTGTAaatggggcagcctgagtggctcagcaggtggctcagtggtttagggctgccttcagcccagggtgtgatcctggagacccaggatggagtcccacatcgtcGGTGctgcctacatggagcctgcttctcgctctgtgtgtctctgtctctgtctctgtctctctctccctctccctctctctctctgtgtctcatgaataaataaataaaaatctttttaaaaaatgtgtaaatatatttattaataaacaaGAAGTATCTGAATTATAAAGCAGTAGAAAATACCGAAAATGTTAACAGCGATCATGTTTGGGAGGTAGAACTATGGatgaagctttcttttcttcatacttctctataatttcaaataatttataatgaaCATTATAGATTCATAATtaagaaatacacttttaaaataatatatttgttggCATTTCTTTCTAAACTTAAGGGAGCAAATTGACtagagaaaattaaatactttctcttttatttaggAAGAAGAGTTGAGAAAAGCCATTTTAGTGGTGTTTGCAAATAAGCAGGACATGGAACAGGCCATGACTCCCTCAGAGATGGCAAATTCACTTGGGTTACCTGCGTTGAAGGACCGAAAATGGCAGATATTCAAAACTTCAGCAACCAAAGGCACTGGCCTTGATGAGGCAATGGAATGGTTAAGTATTGTATTTCCAGAAGCCATCTGTGCATTGTTTTTGCGTGCTTCTATTTGCACACGTGTGGTTTCCCTTTAGTATTAAGGATGAAATTCAGATTACTTAGCAGCTTATCATATTAATAAGTTCCTCCAGTCTTCTCTGCCACTGGTCTTCATGTGCATTGGCTTTTATTTCAGTTACACTTACTGATTAAAGTTAGATAagccacccccccccttttttttttaatactttttctcttccttactgcATCCTCCCAATTCCTTATACTTCAGGACTTAGGTTAGGACTATCTTCTCAAGAACCTTCCCTTGCACGTCTCCGTGCCCACTGCCTTACCACACACGTAGCTGGATGTCCCTGTCACAGAAGTGGCACAGTAGGGACGTGGCCCTGTAATTGATTTGTGCATCTACTCAGAttttaagctccatgaggacCTTGACTAGTTTTCACCTCTGAGTTACCCACATCTGGCCGTGCTGCAGAAGTTACAGCCTGGAAGGAAGATAAGCTGGTCTTTTTGATTATTCATTTAGAACATAGACAAAATTGAAAGCTAAAACGCCTTCATGGAAATTGAGTCCATAACATCATTCTTCAATATAACTGTCTTAGCCTTCATCATTTAAAAGGAATCCGCTTTAGAATCCACTTCCAGTATAAAACTTTTATACCTCAAATTTTGAAGTTAATTTTGTGaaactgttcattttttctttgcagGTTAGTTGAAACATTAAAGAGCAGACAGTAATTCAATTACTTCTGCCCCTGTGAAATGAAGCTACATCACATATTCCTTTGGAAGCAGTTAAGTATGCTTCGTGCTACTAAATGTTAAAACTGTGTAATTGTTGGCATATACTGAACTGACTACAATActtgtaataaatataaaaaataagtatttggtTGGAAGGGTAGCTCACCCATGATTGAACCAACTGAATGTTCTGTGTAATGTAAaatccttccttgcttttttgTGTTAAGTATATATTCTATTTGTATGGAATTCATATTCAAATAGATTCCTATTAAAGAATGTACTCTTACTGAGGAAAAACCCTCCtatttttgaattagtggttGCATCTTGTGTGTATAAACACTAATAAATATCTTAAcagatttttccccctaaaatgaTTATGTTTTTCCAAAGATTAGACTCAGTAGAGGGGAGCAAAGCATGGGTCTTCATTTGCTAAATGACCATTTTATTTAagctgttttgttgtttgttttaagctTTTGGGAATAGGCATGAAgctgaaaaattattttggtgGTTAACCTCACTGATACCTGTAATTGTCATTTTATAGTACTTTATAGTTGTtgaaaaaattttacatatatacaggAACCCACCCAGTGATGTAGGTAGGACAGGttgtaatgtctttattttatgaaCATGGACCCAAGGTTCTGATAAGTTGGCTTGCTCAGGATCACCTGCCAGGTGGGAACAGGCTCAAAGTGAGATTTCAGGGTCAGAAGCTTATCCCATAAACTACACCATAAATTCCTGAATATGTCAACACTGGCAACACAGACAATCTTAAGTGCTTAAGTAAAATTATGCTAATTGAAGTAGATATagtacattcaaaataatttctataaatatgCTATACCAGTAGAGGTAGTAAAAACAATCCTAAATGGTTATATTTGATGGAATCCACAacatattaaaggaaattttaaaaatctattttaagaagCATTGTAAAAGATGTCAttactgtctttttattttttttattaactgtaATTGGATTTACTAATTTGGTGAAAAGTCAAAACAATACTGGTCATACATGGAGAAATGGAACAATCCTGGTTTTAAAAAGCAGACGTACTGATAGGGTCAAAAACAATTATGTTCAAAGGAACTTTTCAAACTCTCCAGTCTACCACAGGATTGGCTGCAGTGGGGACAGAATGTGGTCCTTTGTATTTACTTACACTGGGGGGAAATCTTGAAGTTGGACAACCAGCAGCTAAAAAATGTGATGCCCTCACTGGTGTTCCTGGGAACACTGTGGTCCACTTCCTGTCCTGCCACTGTCTTTGCAGACGTTGGCCTCTAGCTTCTTCCTTCATACCTTTGGTCAATCAGATCAAATGAATGTGGCTTTGTCTTTTCACCTGTGGGACTTTACTCTTTTTGCCCATACCCCAGCACCCATTCTTAGTTTGGTCTCTGAAGTCTTGTTTGGAGACCTTCTTCTAGGCCCAAGTGTTCTTAGTGCTGTACCTATAATATTACTTAGCATGTAATTATTGTTTCACTTTCCAAATCACTCCTGAAGGACAGATTGTTTCATATTACTATCCTTAGAATCCAGTGTGGTGCCTGGCATCTTATGGCATCTTAGAGTAAGAGTGTGGTTGAGATAGTGGGTTGTGTTTGCGAGCTAGGAAAAATAGTACCTCTTTGACCTAGGCTTTGGTCCCCTTGTTGTCAGTGGCTGGGTTTGTACTTCAGTAGCTAAGTGTCCCCCTGGCCCCACTGCAGCACTTTAGGAACACTGTGAAGCCTGGGGGAAGAGAAGCCCTGGCAGGCAGATGCTGCTCAGGACGTAAAACTCTTGACATCTTCAATACTGAGCACGCATGAAGTCATAGCATACACTAGCACTTGAATGAGCATGGTCTCTGTTTTACCACAAAGACTAGAATGGGGTAAATAGAACattcacttattttaatatacataaattacGAAGTCTTTGTCTAGTAGGAAACAACTACATAGGTAAG
This region of Vulpes lagopus strain Blue_001 chromosome 23, ASM1834538v1, whole genome shotgun sequence genomic DNA includes:
- the ARL1 gene encoding ADP-ribosylation factor-like protein 1, with the translated sequence MGGFFSSIFSSLFGTREMRILILGLDGAGKTTILYRLQVGEVVTTIPTIGFNVETVTYKNLKFQVWDLGGQTSIRPYWRCYYSNTDAVIYVVDSCDRDRIGISKSELVAMLEEEELRKAILVVFANKQDMEQAMTPSEMANSLGLPALKDRKWQIFKTSATKGTGLDEAMEWLVETLKSRQ